The genome window TCGCTTTGCTGCAGCAATTCATCCAGTGAAGTATAAATTACTCCATATTGCTTCAACTCCTCAAAAGGGGCAATATCAAAGGCCAACACTTTACAGCCAAAACCCAGCATGATATGGCAAAAGCAGTTACCAATTTTACCTGTGCCGATAACGCCAACAGTTTTGCCAAACAGGTTAAAGCCAAGCAGCTTTTCCAGGGAAAAATTGCTTTCGCGCACACGGTTATAGGCTTTATGAGTTTTGCGGTTTAGGGTAAGTATAAGGGCAACGGCATGTTCGGCTACTGCCTGCGGCGAGTAAGCAGGCACCCGCACCACTTTTATATGGTTTGCTGCAGCGGCGTGCAGGTCTATGTTGTTAAAGCCTGCACTGCGTAATGCAATTAGTTTTACGCCACATCTGGCCAGCTCTTCCATCGTGTGCTTATCAGCTTTGTCGTTCACAAATAAACAGATAGCATCAAAAGCTTCGGCCATTTTTACAGTGGCGGCAGTCAGTGGCTCGTTGAAATAGGTTAGATTATGCCCGGTATTATACTTGTCCAGGTACTCCTGATCGTATTGGCGGGTACTGAAAACAGCTACTTTCATAGGCAGCGTTATAAGGTTCCGGAACTATAGTTAACGTGAGCTGCGGATTAAGGCTTTACTATAACCTTTTTATATTAACTTGAGTTTTACAAAGTTGTAATTGTATTTATACTTATCTGTAACGATGAAAGCATACGTAGTGAATGAACCCGGCGGACCAGAAAGCCTGCAGCTAACGGAGCTGGAAAAGCCAACTATTAAGGACAACGAAGTACTGGTAAAGGTAAGAGCAGTTAGCATAAACCCGGTAGATACCAAAACCCGCGAAGGAAAAGCTCTATTTAACACCTTAAAAGAAACAGCACCTGTTATACCTGGCTGGGACATTTCGGGGGAAGTGGTAGAAGCAGGAAAGGATGTAACATATTTTAAGCCTGGCGATGAAGTTTTCGGGATGGTAAATTTTCCGGGGCATGGCAGAGCCTATGCTGAGTATGTAGCAGCACCTGAAGCGCACCTGGCACATAAGCCCGAAAACATACCTCACCACGAAGCTGCCGCCGCTACTTTGGCTGCACTTACAGCCTGGCAGGTATTGGTAAACGAAGCCGATATACAACCAGGACAGCGTGTGCTTATACATGCCGCAGCAGGGGGCGTGGGTCATTTTGCCGTACAGATCGCTAAATATTTTAAAGCCTTTGTGATCGGTACCGCCTCTGCCGAGAATCATGATTTTATCCGGAACATGGGCGCCGACGAGCAAATAGATTATAATGAGTATAAGGTAGAGGATGTAGTGATGGATGTGGACCTGGTGCTTGACTCGCTGGGAGAAGAGAACACCCGCCGCTCTTTAAACTGCCTGAAAGATGGTGGTAAGATCATATCTATACTTGGCGGAGCGAAGGAGGCTGTGCAGGAAGAAGCAAAAAAACGCAACATAGAAGCTAGAAGTTACCTGGTGCACTCCAGCGGAGAAGACCAGGCTAAAATTGCCGACCTGCTAAGCCAGGGAAGACTGACTGCACACGTATCGCATGTGTATGATTTTGAGGATATGGCCAAAGCCCACGAGCAGGTAGAAACCCATAAAACCCGCGGCAAAGTAGTAGTACACGTTAGCTAAAAACCAACTATAAATACTGTACCATGACACAAACCAAAAACCTGGAAGTATGGCTGCGAGGACCGCTGCCTGATGTGCCTGCTTTGCTGCAACCGGTGGCCCATGCTTTGCTGCAAGCCCGCGAAGAAGTAGAGAATTTTATGCGCGATGTACCGGAAGATTTGATCTGGGAACGGCCAGCCGGTGTGGCGTCGGTGGGGTATCATCTGCAGCACCTGGTTGGCATCCTCGACAGGTTACTGACCTACGCCCGCGGCGAAGCACTGACCGAAGAGCAACTGGCCTACCTATACGCCGAAGGAAAACCTACCAAAGCAACAGCGCAGGAACTGGTGCAGCAATACCATGAAGAAGTTGATAAGGCCCTGGAGCAAATAAGGAAAACCGAAGAGCAAACCTTAACGGAAGTGCGCAGGGTAGGGCGTTCGCAGGTGGAGTCTACGGTTATAGGGTTGCTGTTTCATGCGGCAGAGCATAGCATGCGGCATATAGGCCAGCTGCTGGTAACAGCACGGGTGCTGCGCGGTCAGGCTTACGAAGTATAGCTTTGGCTATACTTCGGCCTTCATAAAATCGAAAGCGCCTTTGCGCAGGTTTATACCATGCTCCAGGTACGCTTTAAGGCATGCCAGGAAGTTGGCCCAGCCAGCGGTATTGCCTTTCAGCCAGTTCAGGCCGGCTTCGTTATTTTCCATTTCCTTTTCGGTGATGGTTACAACGGTGGCATTTTCACCTTTCGGTGTAAGGTTAATCTCAACCAGCAGTTCATTTCCGTCTGTGCCATCCCAGTAATAAGCTATGTAGTTGTCTTTTTCGATTTTACCGACTCTGACAGGGAATGTCTCCTCAAACTCCGGAAACTTCCAGGTCAGGGTTTTGCCTTCCTCCATGCGACCGGAGCCTTCAGAAATAAAGTAATTAGACATTTTAGCCGGGTCAACTATGGCTTCGAATACGTCATGGGCAGGTTTAAGCACCTGTAAGGCTGTTTTGATTTCGAGTTTCTGGTTTTCCATGTTAGTTTATACTTGCAGCTTTAAACCAAGGGGTTAAAAAGTTGTGGTTTTTAGTCTGATGTTCGCATCTCTGTTCCTTCCAGCAGGTTAGCGGATCTTTCAGCTTTTTATAGTTATAGAGGCCCAACGTAACCCATGCTTTGCTTAATCCTCTATTGCCTCGATACCAAGTTGCTTCAGTCGCTCAAGGTGCTCCTTCATGGTGTTGAGCTGTTCAGGGGAGTGACCCTGCCAATCTGTGACCTCGCCTACGACACGAAGCGGATTCCGGGAACGGTATGATTTCGTTGGATTGCCTGGAAATTTCTTGTCCGTTAAATTAGGGTCATCTTCGATAGGGCCTGTTGGCTCTACTATATAAATTCTGCCTATTCCTTCGCCTTGGGCAAGTTCAGCTCCCAGATAGCAGCATCCAGTGTAGCAGTCAGATACACAAAAGATGCCCTTTTCCGGGTGCCATAGTTTGAATTAAAACCTGGTTCAATCAGGTCTCCCTGCTTCAGATCAGACTTTGTGCCATGGTAGAACTTCTCCGAGTTCAGGTCGTGGGCATCCGCTGTTAGCTTGCCCTCACTTTTGTTCGTTTTCATTGTTGCTATATTTTTTATGAGGATCTTTATGTTCTATGAGGCAGCTGTTATCAATTACTAACGGTTAGTATAAACTGCACGCTAGACCGTCGGCCGAAGGATGACTTTTATACAGTGTTAGCCATCGCTTTTTATATTTTTAGCCTTATATAACTATAATCATCTTCCCTGGGTATACCATTAATTTCTATCACTTTATCTAGAGGTAGTATCTGGATAATTAGTGTGCTTGGTGATTCCCAGTAAAACTCATATGGTGACCATTTCTGTTGATTTATCTCAATGAACTTAATTAAGTTCTGTCCATTGTTTTCAATCCTGAATACCTGAATCCCTAGTGGCGGCCCTTCCAGACCGTATGGCATTGAGAGGCTTGCAAGCATTTTTTTGTCGGGGGAGATGTAAGGTCTAGTCCAGGTTGTATCTAGTTTTCCTGTTGTTTTGTCAACCAGATAACATTCATAGTGTTCCCAAAAGATCCTTCTACAAGATATTTATTGATTGACTTAATCTGCCCTGCATACTTATATTCTCTGATGTCTTCATCATCAGATTCAGGGCTGTTCAACGTGTCTCTGAATGCGGTTAGAAATTTCCAATTTCCGTTAGTTAGCACCTGTAGTACACCGTCCTTCTTCCGTGAGTTAGTCGTGTCTGTTGTTAGTGCGTCTGAATAAGCTTTTTTAGCCCTATCAAAATCCGCTTTTGTAGCCTTGTCAATAGAATACGCTACTGACGCTGTTTCCTTTTCTTCGGTTGGTTTTGCTTCTACTGCTGGACTTTTGGTTTCGTTGTTTATCTGAGCTTTTTCTTCTGCTTTTGCAGCTTCAGACGGTTTGCTACTACAGCTAAAAATGAAAGCAATTGTCAGGAGAGGCAGTATATTTTTCATTTTTAAATTAGGCTAACGTTACTCGTGCAGCCAATAAGCAAAGTGTAAATGAGTATAAAGGCTGCACTTTGTTGTATGAGGTTTTTAATTAATTTCTTTCAGGTCCGTCTTTAATATCCATAGAGCGGTTGGCTTCTCATTATGGCATTCAAGTCCAAGGGCTTTTACATCACAGTCAAATTGAAATAAAACTCTGTTTTTGTTAGGGAAACCCAACTCGTCTGCATGATTTACTATGATGCCTTGCTCTTTAATTAATTTCCAATAGTTCTCACTCTCATTACATTCTTTGTCAGGAGTTTCTGTTCCATTGAAAGTATAAAGCATAAATCTTTGTCCTTTTTTCATTATTGCAAATGACATACAATGGTTAGTACAGGCTGCGAACAAGGCGTAGCTGAAGTATGAAGCCTGTGCAATGTTGTACTAAGCTTTTCTTATTTAAGTAGAAGAATCTTCCATAGAAGTTAACATCCATTTGCCTTTATTTTTATTGAAAACATATGTGAAGTAAACTCCAGTATCTTCTAAGGTGTAAATCATAGTTACTGTACTGTTACTTTCTTCTTTTTTCTCAAGATGATGCTCTCCAACCTGCATTTGGGAAAAGTTTATAAATAACCAATCTTCTTTACTAATGTATCGTGTTACAGACCCTATATCTTCCATTAATGTGATTTTGTATGGAAACTCTACTCTCGAAAGTTGAAAAACTGAATCTGACGAAAACTTCAGGAAAAAGCTGTCAAAGTATTCATTGTTGGTCTTTTCTTCTTCAATATTACCAACATCAACAGCGTCCGACTTACTAAATCTGGAAGATGTGTTTTCTTTAGCAATGTTTTTGGTAATGTCATTAGCGACCCGTGTATTGTCGCAGCCAACACTAAAGAGCATTATTACAAGACAAAGTAATTTCATAGTTTAAGTTAAGTACAACTCCCAGATAAACCAAAACATCGCTTACCTGCACTATATATGTGGTTGTGTAAGTTAAGGGGTGGTAATTGAATATTATCTAATCCACCTTAAGTATTCAGCTCTCAATATATAAAATTTGCCTGTCATTTACCCATAA of Pontibacter deserti contains these proteins:
- a CDS encoding 2-hydroxyacid dehydrogenase, coding for MKVAVFSTRQYDQEYLDKYNTGHNLTYFNEPLTAATVKMAEAFDAICLFVNDKADKHTMEELARCGVKLIALRSAGFNNIDLHAAAANHIKVVRVPAYSPQAVAEHAVALILTLNRKTHKAYNRVRESNFSLEKLLGFNLFGKTVGVIGTGKIGNCFCHIMLGFGCKVLAFDIAPFEELKQYGVIYTSLDELLQQSDIISLHCPLTPETRHLIDKAALAKMKTGAMLINTSRGAVISTKDVIKALKTGKLGYLGIDVYEQEEHLFFKDLSEKVILDDLIARLMTFPNVLITAHQGFFTREALQEIATTTFRSLDQFENGQKLENEIALNLT
- a CDS encoding NADP-dependent oxidoreductase is translated as MKAYVVNEPGGPESLQLTELEKPTIKDNEVLVKVRAVSINPVDTKTREGKALFNTLKETAPVIPGWDISGEVVEAGKDVTYFKPGDEVFGMVNFPGHGRAYAEYVAAPEAHLAHKPENIPHHEAAAATLAALTAWQVLVNEADIQPGQRVLIHAAAGGVGHFAVQIAKYFKAFVIGTASAENHDFIRNMGADEQIDYNEYKVEDVVMDVDLVLDSLGEENTRRSLNCLKDGGKIISILGGAKEAVQEEAKKRNIEARSYLVHSSGEDQAKIADLLSQGRLTAHVSHVYDFEDMAKAHEQVETHKTRGKVVVHVS
- a CDS encoding DinB family protein, translated to MTQTKNLEVWLRGPLPDVPALLQPVAHALLQAREEVENFMRDVPEDLIWERPAGVASVGYHLQHLVGILDRLLTYARGEALTEEQLAYLYAEGKPTKATAQELVQQYHEEVDKALEQIRKTEEQTLTEVRRVGRSQVESTVIGLLFHAAEHSMRHIGQLLVTARVLRGQAYEV
- a CDS encoding SRPBCC domain-containing protein — encoded protein: MENQKLEIKTALQVLKPAHDVFEAIVDPAKMSNYFISEGSGRMEEGKTLTWKFPEFEETFPVRVGKIEKDNYIAYYWDGTDGNELLVEINLTPKGENATVVTITEKEMENNEAGLNWLKGNTAGWANFLACLKAYLEHGINLRKGAFDFMKAEV
- a CDS encoding DUF4348 domain-containing protein; protein product: MKLLCLVIMLFSVGCDNTRVANDITKNIAKENTSSRFSKSDAVDVGNIEEEKTNNEYFDSFFLKFSSDSVFQLSRVEFPYKITLMEDIGSVTRYISKEDWLFINFSQMQVGEHHLEKKEESNSTVTMIYTLEDTGVYFTYVFNKNKGKWMLTSMEDSST